The DNA region CTCCAGGGCGTCTCCGGGCGCGCCCTGGGAGGTGTCGGCGCCCACGCCCATGGCGTAGCGGCAGGCGCCGGAGCGCACCAGCTGGGAGGCGATGAACATGCCCTCCGAGCCGGCCTTGCAGGCGAACTCCAGGTCCGCGGTGTGGCAGTGCGGCACCGCGCCCAAGGCCTCGGCCAATATGGTCCCGGTGGGCTTGACCGCGTAGGGGTGCGACTCGCTGCCCACGTAGATGGCGCCGATGTCCTGGGGGTCCACGGGCGCCCTCTGCAGGGCCCGGCGCGCCGCTTCCACGGACATGGTGGCCGTGTCCTGGTCCGAGGAGGGCACGGATTTCTCCTCGAGCATGAGGCCGCGCTTGTAGGCGGCCGCGTCCGCGCCCCAGACTTTCGCGATCTCTTCGGCCTTGATGCGGTTGCGCGGGATGTCCGCGCCCCAGCCGACTATGCCGACCTTCACTTCTGCCATGGAGCCTCCGGAAGGGCCTAATTACATTCTACTTCTTAAAAGCGATGAGGCACTGCCCCACCTCGATCTGCTTGCCCTCCACGGCCAGGACTTGCTCAACGGTGCCGGGGCGCGGGGCCTTGAACTCGAACTCGATCTTCATGGAATCGATGATGACCACGGGCTGGCCCTTCTTGACCTCGTCGCCCGGCTTGACCAGGACCTTGACCACGCGGCCGGGCAAGGGCGAGTTCATGACGGGCTCGTCGGCCTCGCCGTGGTCCCCGTCGGCCACGGAATGGGCCGCGTCCTCCTCCCGTAGATGGAAGCTCTCGCCGTCGATCTGCAGGAAGACTTCCTTGTCCCGGCGCGCCCAATCCACCACCAGCTGGCGGCCGGGCAGGCGCAGGAGGAAGCGGTTGCCGCCCAAAGAGACGGTGGAGACCTCCACCTCTGGCTGGCCTTCCAGGCGCACCAGGAAGCGCTGCCCTTCCTTGCGCACCGTGTAGGTCTGGCGCAGGGACTCGCCGGCGCGGAAGAATCGGTGCTCCATCAGCGCCCCCAGTCCCCCGCGGTCAGCCACGGGTCGTGTCTTGGCGCGGCGGTGCCTTCAGCCGACCCCGCGTTGGCCCGCGCACCGGGCAGGACGGCCGCGGCGATCAGGGCCGCGTCCAAGGAGGTCTGGCGGGGCTGCCAGGCGTGCAGATGCTGCTCCACGAAGCCCGTGTGCAGCTCGCCCTTGGCGAAGGCTTCTTGCTCTATGATGTCCAGGAGATAGTCCCTGTTGGTGGTCAGGCCCAGGATGGCGTAGTCGCGCAGGGCCCGGCGCATGCGCGCGATGGCGGCGGGCCGGTCCTCCCCCCAGACGATGAGCTTGGAGATCATGGGGTCGTAGAAAGAGGACACCTCCGAGCCGGAGCGCACCCCGCAATCGTTGCGCACGCCCGGGCCGGCAGGCTCGCGCAGCCAGGCGATGCGCCCCGGGCTGGGCAAGAATCCGTTGGCCGGGTCCTCGGCGTAGAGCCGGCACTCCAAGGCGTGGCCGCGGGCCTCGGGCGCCCGCTTCCAGCGCAAGGGCCGGCCCTCGGCGATGCGGATCTGCTCGGCGACCAGGTCCAGGCCCAGGACCAGCTCCGTGACCGGATGCTCCACCTGCAGGCGGGTGTTCATCTCCAGGAGGAAATAGTCCCCGCCTTCATCGACGATGAACTCCACGGTCCCCGCGTTGACGTAGCCCACGACCGCGGCCAAGCGCTCGGCGGTCCTGCCCATCTTGTCCCGGAGCTCCGGCGTCATCAGGGGAGACGGGGTCTCCTCGACGATCTTCTGGTGGCGGCGCTGGATGGAGCACTCGCGCTCGTTGAGATGGACCACGCTGCCATGGTGGTCGGCCAGGATCTGGAACTCGATATGGCGCGGCCGCGCCAGATATTTCTCGACGAAGACCTCCGCGCTGGCGAAGGCCTTCTGGGACTCGCGCTTGGCCATCTCCAGGAAGGGCTCGAAATCCTCGTCCTTGCGCACCACGCGCATGCCCTTGCCGCCGCCGCCGGCCGCGGCCTTGATGAGCACGGGGTAGCCCATCTTGCGCACGGCGAGGCGGAAGGCTTCCCGATCGCCGTTCTCGGTCACGGCCGGGATGACCGGCACGCCATGCTTGAGCGCCAAGGTCCGGGAATTGAGCTTGTTGCCCAATTGCCGTATGGCCGCGGCCGAGGGGCCGATGAAGACCAGGCCGGCCTTGAACACCGCCGCGGAGAAATCCGGGTTCTCGGAGAGGAAGCCGTAGCCGGGGTGGATGGCGTCGGCCCCGGTCTTGGCCGCCGCCTCCAGGATGCGGTCCATGCACAGATAGCTCTGAGCCGAGGCCGCGGGGCCGATGAAGAAGGCCTCGTCGGCCATGGCCACGTGCGGAGCCTCGGCGTCGGCCTCGGAATAGACGGCGACGGACGCGATGCCCATCTCCCGCAAGGTGCGCATGATGCGCACCGCGATCTCGCCTCGGTTGGCTACCAGGACCTTGCGGATGGGCTTAATTCCAGACACAGGGCTTCTTCTCCAAGAAAGAATGCATCCCCTTCTGCGCCTCGGCTCCGGCGCGCAGCTTGGCGATGACCTCCACTGCGTACTCCAGGGCGGCGTCGAGGCTTTGCCCGGGCACCCGCTCCAGGAGCTCTTTGACCACGGC from Elusimicrobiota bacterium includes:
- a CDS encoding biotin/lipoyl-binding protein encodes the protein MEHRFFRAGESLRQTYTVRKEGQRFLVRLEGQPEVEVSTVSLGGNRFLLRLPGRQLVVDWARRDKEVFLQIDGESFHLREEDAAHSVADGDHGEADEPVMNSPLPGRVVKVLVKPGDEVKKGQPVVIIDSMKIEFEFKAPRPGTVEQVLAVEGKQIEVGQCLIAFKK
- a CDS encoding ATP-grasp domain-containing protein, with amino-acid sequence MSGIKPIRKVLVANRGEIAVRIMRTLREMGIASVAVYSEADAEAPHVAMADEAFFIGPAASAQSYLCMDRILEAAAKTGADAIHPGYGFLSENPDFSAAVFKAGLVFIGPSAAAIRQLGNKLNSRTLALKHGVPVIPAVTENGDREAFRLAVRKMGYPVLIKAAAGGGGKGMRVVRKDEDFEPFLEMAKRESQKAFASAEVFVEKYLARPRHIEFQILADHHGSVVHLNERECSIQRRHQKIVEETPSPLMTPELRDKMGRTAERLAAVVGYVNAGTVEFIVDEGGDYFLLEMNTRLQVEHPVTELVLGLDLVAEQIRIAEGRPLRWKRAPEARGHALECRLYAEDPANGFLPSPGRIAWLREPAGPGVRNDCGVRSGSEVSSFYDPMISKLIVWGEDRPAAIARMRRALRDYAILGLTTNRDYLLDIIEQEAFAKGELHTGFVEQHLHAWQPRQTSLDAALIAAAVLPGARANAGSAEGTAAPRHDPWLTAGDWGR